The genomic window GGCCGTAATACTGCATCTGACTTAATATCTAAATCTAAAATGTTCACTTCACGAGGCTGACCATTTAATTCAAAATAAACAATTCTTGTACCATCTCGCTGTGGGTCAGAAATGGAGATTAATTTTACAATTAACGTTTTCCCTTGTTCGATTTCAATCTCTACCTCTTCTCCGAGATGCAACCCGTAAAAGAATGTTGGTGTATCAAGAACAGATACGTCACCAAAGCGTTCACTAAACTCTTCATATTCTTTGAACACTTTTGGATACAGTAAATAAGACAGAACATCATGACTTGTCACTTGACGATCAAGCTCTTTAAATAGTTGCTCGCCAACTTCTTTAAAATCAACAGGCTCAAGGGCTGCACCAGGACGACCTTCAATTGGGGTTTTCCCTTTTAGTATAATACGTTGAAGTTCCTGTGGAAAACCTTGATATGGTTTACCAAGCTGCCCTTGGAAGAACTCAACTACTGAATCAGGAAAATCTAAGCTTGACCCTTTTTCATAAAGATCTTCTTCCGTCAACTCATTTTGTACCATATAAAGCGCCATGTCTCCTACAACCTTAGAAGAAGGTGTTACTTTCACAATGTCTCCGAACATGTCATTGACTGTGCGGTACATTTTCTTCACTTCATTCCATTTCTCATACAAACCAACCGCTTTTGCTTGCTGCTGTAGGTTACTGTATTGACCACCAGGCATTTCGTGTTCGTACACTTCTGTATGTGGTGCATTCATGCCGCTTTCAAACCCACTATAAAACTTCCGTGTATCATACCAGAACTGATCAAGCTTCTCGTATGTCTCAATATTCATTTTCGGCTGACGATCGGTTCCCGCGAGCGCATAATACAGGCTGTTTGCACTTGGTTGTGACGTCAATCCAGCCATTGAACTAACAGCAACGTCAACAATGTCAACACCAGCTTCTACAGCGCGTGCATAAGAAAACACACCGTTGCCGCTTGTATCGTGCATATGCAAATGAATGGGAATATCAATGGTCCCTTTTAACTCACTGACAAGCTGATACGCTGCTTCTGGTTTTAACAATCCTGCCATATCTTTAATCGCTAAAATATGGGCACCAGATGCTTCTAGTTCTTTCGCCATCTTTTTGTAGTAAGGTAAATCGTATTTTGTTTTATTTTTGTCTAAAATATCTCCTGTGTAACAAACGGCTACTTCTGCGACTTTACCACTTTCACGAACTGCTTCAATAGCTGGCTTCATTGCTTCAACCCAGTTCAAGCTATCAAAGATTCGAAATACGTCAATTCCTGCTTCAGCTGACTTTTGAACAAAATCATAAACAACATTATCTGGATAGCTAGTGTACCCAACTGCATTAGAAGCACGTAGCAACATCTGGAATAAAATGTTTGGTGCTTTTTCCCGTAAAACGAGCAGCCGCTCCCAAGGATTTTCGTGTAAGAAGCGCATCGCTACATCAAAAGTGGCACCGCCCCACATTTCAAGTGAAAATAAATCAGGCAATAGATGGGCTGTTGGCTCCGCAACTTTTTTCAAGTCATGTGTTCGCACCCGAGTAGCAAGTAAAGATTGATGTGCATCTCGGAATGTTGTATCCGTTAATAGAACGTCTTTCTGTTCATTAACCCACTTAATCAACCCTTCAGGCCCTTTTTCATCCAATAGTTGTTTCGTTCCTGGCTTCACTTCTTCTAGACGATTATAGGCAGGCAAGACTGGCGCATCAAAGAGCGGCTTCTCTCCTTTTTGTAAGCCCGGATACCCGTTCACAACTGTTTCTCCAATAAAAGATAGCATTTTCGTTCCTCGGTCTTTGACCTTTGGAAACACAAATAATTCTGGCGTTTGATCAATAAAGCCTGTATTATATTCCCCATTTAAAAACTTCTTATGGGTCACAACATTCTCTAAAAAGGCAATATTCGTTTTAATACCTCGGATACGGAATTCACGAAGATTACGCACCATTTTTAATGCCGCATCTTCAAACGTCAATGCCCACGTAGACACTTTTACAAGTAGGGAATCA from Shouchella hunanensis includes these protein-coding regions:
- the pyc gene encoding pyruvate carboxylase; the protein is MNGLHTIKKVLVANRGEIAIRIFRACSELNIRTVAIYSKEDTGAFHRYKADEAYLVGKGKKPIDAYLDIEDIIATAKANDVDAIHPGYGFLSENIEFARRCKEEGILFVGPELEHLEMFGDKIQAREQALKAGLPVIPGSDGPVNDLNEVKAFAAEHGYPFIIKASLGGGGRGMRIVRAEEELKEAYDRAKSEAKSAFGNDEVYVEKFVERPKHIEVQILADKHGNIVHLHERDCSVQRRHQKVVEIAPSVSLTDEVRNNICQAAVQLMENIQYVNAGTVEFLVTDDGAFYFIEVNPRVQVEHTITEMVTGIDIVQSQLKITAGYKLHEKEINIPAQKDIHLFGYAIQSRVTTEDPANGFMPDTGRINAYRSSGGFGVRLDAGNGFQGAVISPHYDSLLVKVSTWALTFEDAALKMVRNLREFRIRGIKTNIAFLENVVTHKKFLNGEYNTGFIDQTPELFVFPKVKDRGTKMLSFIGETVVNGYPGLQKGEKPLFDAPVLPAYNRLEEVKPGTKQLLDEKGPEGLIKWVNEQKDVLLTDTTFRDAHQSLLATRVRTHDLKKVAEPTAHLLPDLFSLEMWGGATFDVAMRFLHENPWERLLVLREKAPNILFQMLLRASNAVGYTSYPDNVVYDFVQKSAEAGIDVFRIFDSLNWVEAMKPAIEAVRESGKVAEVAVCYTGDILDKNKTKYDLPYYKKMAKELEASGAHILAIKDMAGLLKPEAAYQLVSELKGTIDIPIHLHMHDTSGNGVFSYARAVEAGVDIVDVAVSSMAGLTSQPSANSLYYALAGTDRQPKMNIETYEKLDQFWYDTRKFYSGFESGMNAPHTEVYEHEMPGGQYSNLQQQAKAVGLYEKWNEVKKMYRTVNDMFGDIVKVTPSSKVVGDMALYMVQNELTEEDLYEKGSSLDFPDSVVEFFQGQLGKPYQGFPQELQRIILKGKTPIEGRPGAALEPVDFKEVGEQLFKELDRQVTSHDVLSYLLYPKVFKEYEEFSERFGDVSVLDTPTFFYGLHLGEEVEIEIEQGKTLIVKLISISDPQRDGTRIVYFELNGQPREVNILDLDIKSDAVLRPKAEKNNLNHIGASMPGTVVKALVSEGDEVKKGDHLMITEAMKMETTVQAAKNGVVTKIHARDGEAISTGDLLIEIE